From Paenibacillus segetis, one genomic window encodes:
- a CDS encoding carboxymuconolactone decarboxylase family protein, with translation MSDMSTVSNAFHTFIKEAPEQQQIWMETVQKLGAASKLDPKTEELAYIAVLAATRMESGLPFHVKHAKSLGATREEVISAILVGLPAVGNAVIQGLPVAIKAYDEL, from the coding sequence ATGAGTGACATGTCTACGGTTAGTAATGCATTTCACACCTTCATCAAAGAAGCGCCGGAACAGCAACAAATTTGGATGGAAACCGTGCAGAAGTTGGGTGCTGCCAGTAAATTAGACCCCAAAACCGAAGAGCTTGCGTATATTGCTGTTCTCGCAGCTACGCGGATGGAAAGTGGTCTTCCTTTTCATGTGAAGCATGCCAAGTCGCTTGGAGCAACGCGAGAAGAGGTCATTAGCGCTATATTGGTGGGACTTCCTGCGGTCGGGAATGCCGTGATCCAAGGGTTGCCGGTAGCTATCAAGGCGTATGACGAATTATAA
- a CDS encoding sigma-70 family RNA polymerase sigma factor, with protein sequence MIERDWADAACKGDEDAFYHLITTHKRKLYGIAFSYLKNEADALEVVQETICRAWSKCHQLKDPESFIPWLIRILINCSIDEQKRRKRVAPQTVETSTGTAEMVSVQRLDLEIALERLKPKYRHVLTLKYYQDMTLTDIAKVLDCPEGTVKTWLHQGLKQIRGQMDYGGERYYG encoded by the coding sequence ATGATAGAGAGAGATTGGGCCGATGCTGCATGCAAAGGAGACGAGGACGCCTTTTATCATTTAATAACCACACATAAGAGGAAACTGTATGGGATTGCCTTTAGTTATTTAAAGAATGAGGCTGATGCTTTGGAAGTCGTTCAAGAGACGATATGTCGAGCTTGGAGTAAATGTCATCAACTCAAAGATCCCGAGTCCTTTATACCATGGCTTATCCGTATTCTAATTAACTGTAGTATCGATGAACAGAAGCGTCGGAAAAGAGTTGCTCCACAAACAGTAGAGACTTCCACAGGTACAGCGGAAATGGTTAGTGTCCAACGTTTGGATTTAGAGATAGCTCTCGAACGACTAAAACCCAAATACCGTCATGTTCTTACTTTAAAATATTATCAAGACATGACGCTGACCGATATAGCCAAAGTCCTTGACTGCCCGGAAGGCACCGTCAAAACCTGGTTGCATCAAGGTCTAAAACAAATTCGGGGACAAATGGATTATGGAGGTGAACGTTACTATGGCTGA
- a CDS encoding DUF4179 domain-containing protein gives MAEREELDLVQLFEHSRIAEQQVDEHKLDLALQKGMERGRMKRKSTLLKRRWGIPAGVLAYCLLLIAVWQFWSPITHKDTVLGSQIDIPDYVADMLTLEMKEAVKHGLYQPMNQMVTHGGYKVTIDGVLADNNTMVVFYTSEYLPGNVPIRTKNPNFVDKEGKSLEAGIYLYDPQENPPGSPTNTEHGHYVLEFYDGHTPEQFTFSGKWGIGEQSDDKRVQFDIPVKLDPNIYTSLEKNFEVNQKASISGHEITITEATIRPLSTTIRIQYNHLSNKKIQSYLTPQLYIRGQSGNQTLDSKGASFSTINGEDLITSMYFPSLYYTKWDDLSFLVSGIEESIGKDLKLVIDTETKKLISAPDAMVELLNVIPGKDSTDLQLKVYREEPNEHTTLNLNYEFTDADGTTHSFKGGRSSTFSSNDNFEKATYQLEPGSYPQPLTFDISTYPGKIIKENVRVKLK, from the coding sequence ATGGCTGAACGCGAAGAGCTCGACCTCGTGCAACTCTTTGAGCATAGTCGAATCGCTGAACAACAAGTAGATGAGCACAAACTCGATCTCGCACTACAGAAAGGAATGGAGCGTGGTCGAATGAAACGAAAAAGTACTCTCCTTAAACGAAGATGGGGAATCCCTGCCGGCGTTCTGGCTTACTGCCTCCTACTAATTGCTGTTTGGCAGTTCTGGAGCCCAATTACGCACAAGGATACTGTCCTTGGAAGCCAGATAGATATACCCGATTATGTCGCCGATATGCTTACACTAGAGATGAAAGAAGCCGTTAAGCATGGATTGTATCAGCCCATGAATCAAATGGTTACACATGGCGGTTATAAGGTGACTATCGACGGTGTGCTCGCTGATAACAACACCATGGTTGTATTCTACACCTCGGAGTACTTACCAGGAAATGTGCCGATTCGCACCAAAAATCCAAACTTTGTAGATAAAGAGGGAAAGTCTTTAGAGGCAGGGATTTATTTATATGATCCACAGGAGAATCCTCCGGGAAGTCCGACTAATACGGAACACGGTCACTATGTACTTGAGTTCTACGATGGCCATACACCTGAACAATTTACTTTTTCCGGAAAATGGGGTATTGGTGAGCAATCCGATGACAAACGGGTGCAATTTGATATCCCTGTCAAGTTAGATCCTAATATCTATACCAGCCTAGAAAAGAACTTTGAAGTGAACCAAAAGGCTTCAATTAGCGGTCATGAGATCACGATAACTGAAGCAACGATTAGACCACTCAGCACAACCATCAGGATCCAATATAACCATTTGTCTAATAAAAAAATACAAAGTTATCTCACCCCTCAGTTATATATTAGAGGTCAGTCAGGAAACCAAACGTTAGACTCAAAGGGAGCAAGCTTCAGCACAATTAATGGAGAAGATCTCATTACTTCGATGTACTTTCCAAGCCTATATTACACCAAATGGGATGATCTTTCTTTTCTAGTCTCTGGCATTGAAGAATCGATCGGAAAGGACTTGAAGCTCGTTATTGATACAGAAACAAAGAAGCTGATTAGCGCACCAGATGCTATGGTAGAGCTGCTAAATGTTATTCCCGGTAAAGACTCAACCGACCTCCAATTAAAAGTTTATAGAGAAGAACCTAATGAACACACTACACTCAATCTGAACTATGAATTTACGGATGCTGACGGTACAACACATTCCTTTAAAGGTGGACGATCAAGTACATTTTCAAGTAATGACAATTTTGAAAAAGCCACCTACCAACTAGAGCCGGGGAGCTATCCTCAACCACTAACCTTTGATATTTCAACTTACCCTGGGAAAATAATCAAAGAGAACGTACGCGTTAAGCTTAAGTAA
- a CDS encoding acyltransferase, which yields MNRIMKERLPQLDLFRAFAIFCVIQVHSSSFAAAEQALNSPYFYFYNWMNIFFKVGTPSFIFLSSFVLFYNYFDQPVNGALVRKFYKKRLTYIILPYILVSCCYYAVVAYERGILRSTPILDHLQTLGFKLLTGTAYTHLYFVFISIQFYILFPLLLWLFQSFRKHKVLLALILPLGLALQWGFVFLNKYQLQLPNKGSYALSYMAYYMMGAAFAIYFEQIKGWLKTDWKKMSKRYKLYTVALWSCWLIIAFVHVQLWYSYRLGLSKPNTFWFELLWNVHTLFSAIVLMKAAFIIHRKASTFWVKFFTRMGEVSFAMYLFHPIVLLYYRKIRNYVYLPGESLRYLAFIVGGSLCAIGISWIFVQFCFKRLPFASLFLGSVPSSLRKKKSPAGTDSNQKQSIPSNM from the coding sequence GTGAATAGGATTATGAAGGAACGATTGCCTCAGTTAGATCTGTTTAGAGCATTCGCGATCTTCTGTGTCATTCAGGTTCATTCATCTTCGTTTGCCGCTGCGGAGCAAGCGTTGAATTCACCCTATTTTTATTTTTACAATTGGATGAACATTTTCTTTAAAGTAGGTACACCGTCTTTTATTTTTCTTAGTAGTTTTGTCTTATTCTATAATTACTTTGATCAACCGGTAAATGGAGCGCTGGTTCGTAAATTTTACAAAAAGCGGCTAACCTATATCATATTGCCGTACATATTGGTCTCTTGTTGTTACTATGCGGTTGTTGCTTATGAACGTGGAATTCTGCGCTCGACACCGATTCTGGATCATTTACAAACTCTCGGTTTTAAGCTACTGACGGGCACAGCGTATACTCATCTATATTTCGTCTTTATTAGTATTCAATTCTATATCTTGTTTCCGCTATTATTGTGGTTATTTCAATCATTCCGTAAGCACAAAGTGTTGTTAGCTCTTATTCTGCCGCTGGGGCTTGCGCTGCAGTGGGGCTTCGTATTCTTGAACAAATATCAACTGCAACTTCCCAATAAAGGAAGCTACGCGTTATCTTATATGGCTTACTACATGATGGGTGCCGCCTTTGCTATTTATTTTGAACAGATCAAGGGTTGGTTGAAGACGGACTGGAAAAAGATGTCCAAACGCTATAAGTTGTATACCGTAGCTCTCTGGTCCTGTTGGTTGATCATTGCTTTTGTACATGTTCAACTGTGGTACTCCTATCGTCTAGGCTTAAGTAAGCCTAATACGTTCTGGTTCGAATTGTTATGGAATGTGCATACGCTGTTCTCGGCTATTGTGTTAATGAAGGCTGCTTTCATTATTCATCGTAAAGCATCGACATTTTGGGTTAAATTTTTCACTCGTATGGGAGAGGTATCATTTGCAATGTATTTGTTCCATCCGATCGTGCTGCTATATTATCGTAAGATAAGAAATTATGTGTATCTTCCTGGTGAGTCCCTACGCTATTTAGCTTTTATTGTGGGTGGATCGCTGTGTGCCATAGGTATATCATGGATTTTTGTGCAATTCTGTTTCAAACGACTGCCATTTGCATCTTTGTTCCTAGGCAGTGTTCCTTCCTCTTTGCGAAAGAAGAAAAGTCCGGCGGGAACAGACTCCAATCAGAAGCAATCGATTCCTTCTAATATGTAA
- a CDS encoding acyltransferase → MRKVQRYPVEGPNALWQLYRTVSPWKGVKNFIFIQIARYCPVLSIKNWIYRHILGMRVGEHTAFGLMVMVDVFFPELITVGRNSVIGYNTTILAHEYLIKEYRLGEVNIGSEVMIGANSTILPGITIGDGAVVAAGSVVHRDVAPGTFVGGNPLRVLERNTPEGNRPIDSEN, encoded by the coding sequence GTGAGAAAAGTGCAGCGTTATCCAGTTGAAGGCCCTAACGCTTTGTGGCAATTGTATCGTACCGTGAGTCCTTGGAAAGGTGTAAAGAACTTCATCTTTATCCAGATCGCACGTTATTGTCCGGTGTTGTCCATTAAAAACTGGATTTACCGTCATATTCTAGGCATGAGGGTTGGGGAGCATACCGCCTTCGGCCTGATGGTGATGGTCGATGTATTTTTTCCCGAATTAATTACGGTTGGCCGTAATTCGGTAATTGGATATAACACAACGATTCTTGCGCACGAGTACCTGATCAAAGAGTATCGACTTGGTGAAGTGAATATTGGCTCAGAAGTAATGATTGGGGCCAATTCTACAATTTTACCAGGGATAACGATAGGGGACGGTGCGGTAGTAGCAGCGGGTTCTGTTGTACATAGGGATGTGGCACCCGGTACGTTTGTGGGTGGCAACCCATTACGTGTACTGGAGCGTAATACGCCAGAAGGAAACAGACCCATTGATAGCGAAAATTAA
- the hisG gene encoding ATP phosphoribosyltransferase: MGEIIKVAMPKGRIYKKASELFRAAGLQIPVDVDESRKLVIPLPEIGMEFIMAKPVDVPTYVEYGVADIGVVGKDVLLEENRDVYELLDLGIARCRMSVIGLPDWKPGIHQRVATKYPNVASQYFREQGQQVEVIKLNGSIELAPLIGLADRIVDMVETGQTLRENGLVEMESIFEITSRLVANRVSYRMKNGEIQAVCDALSRVIQGGMQL; encoded by the coding sequence GTGGGGGAAATTATTAAAGTTGCCATGCCTAAAGGGCGTATTTATAAAAAGGCTTCGGAGTTATTCCGCGCTGCCGGACTACAAATTCCGGTCGATGTGGATGAATCACGAAAACTAGTCATTCCACTTCCGGAGATCGGCATGGAATTTATTATGGCTAAGCCAGTAGACGTTCCTACCTATGTGGAATATGGGGTAGCTGATATCGGTGTTGTTGGAAAAGACGTGCTATTGGAAGAGAACCGAGATGTATATGAATTGCTTGATTTGGGCATCGCTCGCTGTCGTATGTCAGTGATTGGGTTGCCAGATTGGAAGCCAGGCATTCATCAACGTGTGGCGACAAAGTATCCCAATGTGGCTTCGCAATATTTCCGTGAACAAGGACAACAAGTTGAGGTAATCAAGCTAAATGGATCAATCGAATTGGCACCTCTTATTGGGTTGGCTGATCGGATTGTTGATATGGTAGAGACGGGCCAGACATTGCGTGAGAACGGTCTGGTCGAGATGGAAAGTATCTTTGAAATCACAAGTCGCTTGGTCGCCAACCGTGTCAGCTATCGCATGAAGAATGGAGAAATCCAAGCGGTATGTGATGCCTTAAGCCGGGTGATACAAGGAGGCATGCAATTATGA
- a CDS encoding ATP phosphoribosyltransferase regulatory subunit, with amino-acid sequence MSKPKGFEKPSGVRDYLPYAVEKLRAIERSVLDCMAGWGYCQIMTPTMEYYETVGVASSTSDHKLFKLLNNRGTSMVLRSDMTAPIARVVSSLLREEPLPLRLSYHANVFRAIEEEAGREAEFFQTGVELVGDDSPEADAEVVALAVASLQAAGVTSFKIALGHVGFLNGLLEDAVPGREDIREALKDGLLHRDYVGYRETLTQLSLSTEQREELEGILRLRGGKEICSQALSLSQNTLAKASVEHLSQVWDALEDYGVAEHVMIDLTMIGDFSYYTGMTFEGYAAELGFPVCSGGRYDNLLQQFGRPAPATGFSLKTNRILDGVNGIQVNSALPILVQYDVAHRKIAFAEAKRLRGEGRSVVMKHCDGPFDLVSDAVGQESRKGPLGPAYGEIISFVGGD; translated from the coding sequence TTGTCGAAACCTAAAGGATTTGAAAAACCGTCCGGCGTACGCGACTATCTTCCTTATGCGGTGGAGAAACTCCGGGCGATCGAACGTAGTGTTCTGGATTGTATGGCTGGCTGGGGTTACTGCCAAATTATGACACCAACGATGGAATATTACGAGACGGTAGGGGTAGCTAGCTCCACGTCTGATCATAAGCTGTTCAAGTTACTCAATAACCGGGGAACCTCGATGGTTCTGCGTTCGGATATGACGGCTCCGATTGCGCGAGTCGTATCATCTCTACTCAGGGAGGAGCCATTGCCACTTCGACTGTCTTACCATGCGAATGTGTTTCGCGCGATCGAAGAAGAAGCGGGTCGGGAAGCTGAATTTTTCCAAACGGGTGTAGAGCTTGTTGGAGACGACTCGCCCGAAGCGGATGCTGAGGTAGTTGCACTTGCTGTAGCTTCGCTGCAAGCCGCCGGTGTCACATCGTTCAAAATCGCGCTGGGACATGTGGGATTTCTGAATGGGTTACTGGAGGATGCGGTTCCCGGGAGAGAAGATATTCGGGAAGCCCTTAAGGATGGATTATTGCATCGCGACTATGTTGGATATCGTGAGACGTTGACACAGCTTTCCCTGTCGACGGAACAACGGGAAGAGTTAGAGGGAATTCTTCGGCTTCGCGGGGGCAAAGAGATCTGTTCTCAAGCGCTTTCGCTTAGTCAGAACACACTAGCTAAGGCTTCAGTGGAGCATCTCAGTCAAGTGTGGGACGCTTTGGAGGATTACGGCGTTGCTGAGCATGTGATGATCGATCTAACGATGATTGGAGATTTCTCTTACTATACAGGAATGACATTTGAAGGTTATGCAGCTGAACTAGGATTCCCCGTTTGCAGTGGGGGGCGTTATGATAATTTACTTCAGCAATTTGGTCGTCCAGCTCCGGCAACGGGGTTCTCCTTGAAGACGAACCGGATCTTAGACGGCGTTAATGGGATTCAAGTTAATTCTGCGCTCCCAATTCTTGTACAGTATGATGTGGCTCATCGAAAAATAGCGTTTGCTGAGGCTAAGAGACTGCGTGGCGAAGGGCGAAGTGTAGTAATGAAGCATTGTGATGGACCTTTCGATTTGGTCAGTGATGCGGTAGGTCAAGAATCCCGTAAGGGGCCACTCGGGCCAGCCTATGGTGAGATCATCAGCTTTGTAGGGGGGGACTGA